A region of Sulfurimonas sp. DNA encodes the following proteins:
- a CDS encoding phospholipase effector Tle1 domain-containing protein, whose protein sequence is MSEIKRGSSNVYYHDTEFMHVVRFFYNNSGVAAAQNARTRWAFLVVGRDELGDAFLNDKAKSNEDRINEIKDRYLPLLQECVNAKDEPAFTLDKTKISEFRTYPSKFKNKWIIRQSTPSKDANKLKSLLKGFGFFDEASVLKNDENMHSNFGYLRLDVKICNQYLYADNIEDEAYALVALPYIYNKKDDVYDVLVLSEHASVSLMPKVLVEYGVFFDGTKNSMYNVDFNLDFHKYLSEQTKIVLDTDAEKRPIMKKDVHNEKFYPNAATYIREVDEPRKDVIINRIRDEIQENVRYFQNSSKDKINNEDTKYKSWFQDRASDHSDKVYDFLIDIKDGKLNKDTEKAVKDGIILDADTQEYKETLVKEYVYDEILPSGEGSSFVNGYTNIKRLFEHYKAYDPLNLKDSEPRKYIKDSFKVYASGDGCIDPYESGKLKSDSKIGLGLAFGSTGVLAHIVYTCDKIAKNLRHNNYNLVNELVLDVFGFSRGAAEARHFVSSIMKEYDVQTSDTTRKYTLNTSDESKNIFSPFYPEQGGVYTKVEGRYYFNPLRTDIEKITVTKSVGRNKRDVDYYNPYYKKYARKLQIDSVSFRFIGIYDTVAHYGICQANDNKDLNLDFKEAKLGRLVHLTAEDEYRKNFAMTHITESASKKFQEDSKMKEIALPGAHADVGGGYMDKEKSPRYIADENEKLLLKWNKKYEWIKSSPDLFVEAAEDIKEIKRNKKAGFYRIKNLIEDDNLYIYRPKISNKYEYVSLKLMHTEALNSDDNSEKVPFEDISTQYKIDSRNNKFLYKVYKELREDKFEMHGDLHKELRQGYLHHSADLDGIAPIDVNMPSMDNYTNKKVEIYGKRVKYSSTKKQSCFIS, encoded by the coding sequence ATGTCAGAAATAAAAAGAGGTTCATCAAATGTCTATTATCATGATACAGAGTTTATGCATGTTGTACGGTTTTTTTATAATAATAGCGGAGTCGCTGCCGCGCAGAATGCTAGAACAAGATGGGCTTTTTTAGTAGTTGGACGAGATGAGTTAGGCGATGCGTTTCTAAATGATAAAGCAAAAAGTAATGAAGATAGAATTAATGAGATAAAAGACAGATACCTCCCACTTTTACAAGAGTGTGTAAATGCAAAAGATGAACCTGCCTTTACTTTAGATAAAACAAAAATATCTGAGTTTAGAACTTATCCTTCAAAGTTTAAAAATAAATGGATAATTCGTCAAAGTACACCGTCTAAAGATGCTAATAAGTTAAAAAGTCTTCTAAAAGGCTTTGGTTTTTTTGATGAAGCTTCTGTGTTAAAAAATGATGAAAATATGCATTCAAATTTTGGATACCTTAGGCTAGATGTTAAAATCTGTAATCAATACTTATATGCTGATAATATAGAAGATGAAGCTTATGCTTTAGTAGCACTCCCTTATATATACAATAAAAAAGATGATGTTTATGATGTACTAGTTCTAAGTGAACATGCTTCTGTTTCTTTGATGCCAAAGGTTCTAGTTGAGTATGGAGTCTTTTTCGATGGAACTAAAAACAGTATGTATAATGTAGACTTTAATCTTGATTTTCATAAGTATCTTAGTGAGCAAACTAAAATTGTTTTGGATACGGATGCTGAAAAGCGTCCTATTATGAAAAAAGATGTACATAATGAAAAATTCTATCCAAATGCAGCAACATACATAAGAGAAGTTGATGAACCAAGAAAAGATGTAATCATCAATAGAATTCGTGACGAAATCCAAGAAAATGTCCGTTATTTCCAAAACTCATCAAAAGACAAGATAAACAACGAAGATACAAAATATAAGTCTTGGTTTCAAGATAGAGCATCAGATCATTCAGATAAAGTCTATGACTTTCTTATAGATATTAAAGATGGAAAGTTAAATAAAGATACTGAGAAAGCTGTTAAAGATGGGATAATACTAGATGCAGACACACAAGAGTATAAAGAGACTCTAGTAAAAGAGTATGTATATGATGAGATTCTTCCCTCAGGGGAGGGTAGTAGTTTTGTGAATGGATATACAAATATCAAACGTTTGTTCGAACATTACAAAGCTTATGATCCCTTAAATCTAAAAGACTCAGAGCCAAGGAAATATATAAAAGACAGCTTTAAAGTCTATGCTAGTGGAGATGGTTGTATAGACCCTTATGAGAGTGGGAAACTAAAGTCAGATAGTAAGATAGGTTTAGGATTGGCATTTGGAAGTACCGGTGTATTAGCCCATATAGTATATACCTGCGATAAAATAGCTAAAAACTTACGTCATAATAATTATAACTTAGTAAATGAATTGGTTCTTGATGTTTTTGGATTCTCACGTGGAGCGGCAGAAGCAAGACACTTTGTGAGTTCTATAATGAAAGAGTATGATGTCCAGACATCTGATACAACACGTAAATATACACTAAATACAAGTGATGAATCAAAAAACATATTTTCTCCTTTTTATCCAGAGCAAGGTGGTGTTTATACAAAGGTAGAAGGACGTTACTACTTTAATCCTCTACGAACAGATATTGAAAAAATTACTGTTACAAAAAGTGTAGGTCGGAATAAACGAGATGTAGACTACTATAATCCATATTACAAAAAATATGCAAGAAAACTACAGATAGATTCTGTTTCGTTTCGTTTTATAGGGATTTACGATACTGTAGCTCATTATGGGATTTGTCAAGCAAATGATAATAAAGATTTAAATTTAGATTTTAAAGAGGCTAAATTAGGAAGACTTGTTCATCTCACAGCTGAAGATGAGTACAGAAAAAACTTTGCTATGACACATATTACTGAGAGTGCTTCTAAAAAGTTTCAAGAAGATTCAAAAATGAAAGAGATAGCTCTTCCTGGGGCACACGCTGATGTCGGTGGTGGTTATATGGATAAAGAAAAGAGTCCTCGTTATATCGCTGATGAGAATGAAAAATTGCTTCTTAAATGGAATAAAAAGTATGAGTGGATAAAGAGCAGTCCAGACTTATTTGTAGAGGCAGCTGAAGATATAAAAGAAATTAAGCGAAATAAAAAAGCTGGTTTTTATAGAATTAAAAACTTGATTGAAGATGATAATTTATATATATACAGACCAAAAATTTCAAATAAGTATGAGTATGTTAGCTTGAAGCTTATGCACACGGAAGCTTTGAACTCAGATGATAATTCAGAAAAAGTTCCTTTTGAAGATATCTCAACTCAATATAAAATTGATTCAAGAAATAATAAATTTTTATATAAAGTATACAAAGAGCTAAGAGAAGATAAATTCGAAATGCATGGTGATTTACATAAAGAGTTAAGACAAGGATATCTTCATCATTCAGCTGATTTAGATGGAATAGCTCCTATTGATGTAAATATGCCTTCAATGGACAACTATACCAATAAGAAAGTGGAAATTTACGGCAAAAGAGTTAAATATAGCTCAACAAAAAAACAGTCTTGCTTTATTAGTTAA
- a CDS encoding tetratricopeptide repeat protein, translating to MNRFLLIILFLLTALNADVSICTDKLETTNKYIECLKKEVNNSKSVEDINFLAGYLVTKNRFDEAINLYKQATLQDDAKAMYYLGGIYEEQKKEYDLAVKWFKKAADKNYKDSVYRVGSILEKKLLKEDEAIAYYQEWIKKGNVEAYNYLGNLYLDKEDFQKAKKEYLKGAKKASKESYYLLGSLHEAYIENGLNDAIDYYKEGAELGEYKSIYNLAVLYDNMAKYDKSQIWYKRAMALNNKDAYFGYGHMLRKKGDLKGALSVLEELGKLGDGRGYWGMAQIYINEYNDFEKCKEYCLKTIENGNARGASLLGYIYLKDLKDKEKAIKWYTKAYEMKDCKGTEDLVIVYEKLNDEKKSMEWLDKADAMGCGFAGFRRGYVYHDKKDYKNAIKWYKRGAELGDEDSATSLGYIYSVELKDKDKAIYWYKKASKLGNKKAQKWIKKLKAQK from the coding sequence ATGAATAGATTTTTATTAATAATATTATTTTTACTAACAGCATTAAATGCGGATGTTTCAATATGTACAGATAAGTTAGAAACTACAAATAAATATATAGAGTGTTTAAAAAAAGAAGTTAATAATAGTAAATCTGTAGAAGATATAAACTTCTTAGCAGGTTACCTTGTTACTAAAAATAGATTTGATGAAGCTATTAATCTTTACAAACAAGCAACTCTTCAAGATGATGCAAAAGCTATGTACTATCTTGGTGGAATTTATGAAGAGCAGAAAAAAGAGTATGACCTTGCAGTAAAATGGTTTAAAAAAGCAGCAGATAAAAATTATAAGGACTCGGTATATAGAGTAGGTTCTATTTTAGAAAAAAAGCTACTTAAAGAAGATGAAGCTATTGCTTATTATCAAGAGTGGATAAAAAAAGGTAATGTTGAAGCATATAACTATCTTGGGAATCTCTACCTAGATAAAGAGGACTTTCAAAAAGCAAAGAAAGAGTATCTAAAAGGTGCTAAAAAAGCTTCCAAAGAATCTTACTACCTTTTAGGAAGTCTTCATGAAGCCTATATAGAAAATGGACTTAATGATGCAATTGATTATTATAAAGAAGGGGCAGAGTTAGGTGAGTATAAGTCTATTTATAATCTAGCAGTGCTGTATGATAATATGGCTAAATATGATAAATCTCAAATATGGTATAAAAGGGCAATGGCACTTAATAATAAAGATGCTTATTTTGGATATGGTCATATGCTTAGAAAAAAAGGCGACTTAAAAGGGGCATTAAGTGTCTTAGAAGAGCTTGGTAAACTTGGTGATGGTCGAGGATATTGGGGAATGGCTCAAATATATATCAATGAATACAATGATTTTGAAAAATGTAAAGAGTATTGTTTGAAAACTATTGAGAATGGAAATGCAAGAGGGGCTAGTTTACTTGGATATATTTATTTAAAAGACCTTAAAGATAAAGAAAAAGCTATTAAATGGTACACGAAAGCTTATGAAATGAAAGATTGCAAAGGAACTGAAGACTTAGTAATAGTTTATGAAAAATTAAATGATGAAAAAAAATCTATGGAATGGCTAGATAAAGCAGATGCCATGGGTTGTGGCTTTGCTGGGTTTAGACGCGGATATGTTTATCATGATAAAAAAGATTATAAAAATGCAATAAAGTGGTATAAAAGAGGTGCAGAATTGGGAGATGAAGATTCTGCCACTAGTTTAGGGTATATATATTCTGTAGAATTAAAAGATAAAGATAAAGCAATTTATTGGTATAAAAAAGCCTCTAAACTTGGAAATAAAAAAGCTCAAAAATGGATTAAAAAACTAAAGGCACAAAAATAA
- a CDS encoding type VI secretion system Vgr family protein, which produces MGHIPNLNILSIIDKSISAQLKLSEYNQADTMMQGRDSYSVYELEGKSSILTGYEYKLTFISDEEINVEDIVDTETELHLRDETSPLNSKKIYGKIIEAKENGSVARKKLYQIKVVSPLHYLSLNQRYEVYQEMNVPDIISSIIAKYSVLLNIQLDVKIDTQTIPKRHTCTQYKQSDFEFIKMLCEEEGYILLIDASSNNPYTVTLCELNEHAPLNTEIIECTYNKVKTFSTSAQAQDYYENKKPSLDFSIQAGQVMHSHTFADNEVTSQLRSDIKKETLRDRLDKLDESLYKDLSRYAKIDAEQGFSQGIRVLGNSEELSVKDGVVLNLKDIKGHKNTQVIVLSVKYKAIFPNALDEYAQVADDEQQAQYSVEFIAIPSDVIYRPQVITSKPRIHSIQTAIVSNTDKDTQKFANEIDVNERGEIKVIFHFDEKRPTSAYVPLSNIYSGDGYGVQFLPRVNSEVIVSFINGDIDRPIITGALHNGENRHPFNLPKEKTKSFIKTQTTPQYEDKEGYNELLFEDKQGEELLSLRAQNDYELNVLNNSNTHIANNKKIIIDNDLELSVQNDSTQTIGNDKKVNILGNEIKTIEKEQILTIKEDQEIHILKDANTIINNNQKTIIEQDLIQRIKGQVTHYIEKDQKEKYLANLFLQIEAELGIEITSSYHLNAKTIKQEAETVEIEASDGISLKCGGSVLTVDGGGIHLKASKVDTDSGNAGVTASKIAIAKIEKPLYNKLKVTKVEASITKQDEITQVLTYTASVEKFEDGAWSETTELTTTQEAQINWYFIKNNDQENKDILTDNPTDDTINIKGLEMSVTLEKENIYKHGHAHAFVVDAVEEGYEVTELKRMLEVEDILVNITNNDNKEFEAQAIYNVDEITEEEKAETRWTVEGKDVPESNAKGTMTHTYKGEKLDLKITAYIETTQMNVAVAHANFADSEEEINGEEKSNE; this is translated from the coding sequence ATGGGTCACATACCAAATTTAAATATACTCTCTATAATTGACAAAAGCATCTCAGCCCAACTAAAACTATCTGAATATAATCAAGCAGATACTATGATGCAAGGAAGAGACTCCTATAGCGTATATGAACTAGAAGGTAAAAGTTCAATCTTAACTGGGTACGAATATAAACTTACCTTTATAAGTGATGAAGAGATAAATGTAGAGGATATAGTAGATACAGAAACAGAGCTACACTTAAGAGATGAAACAAGCCCATTGAACTCTAAAAAGATATATGGAAAAATCATTGAAGCTAAAGAGAATGGAAGTGTAGCAAGAAAAAAGCTTTACCAAATAAAAGTAGTATCCCCTCTACACTATCTTTCACTTAACCAAAGATATGAAGTCTATCAAGAGATGAATGTACCTGATATCATTTCATCTATCATTGCAAAATATTCAGTACTACTAAATATTCAACTTGATGTAAAAATAGATACTCAAACTATACCAAAGCGTCATACTTGTACACAGTATAAACAAAGTGATTTTGAATTTATTAAAATGTTGTGTGAAGAAGAAGGTTACATCCTTCTAATAGATGCATCTTCAAATAATCCATACACAGTTACCCTATGTGAACTAAACGAACATGCTCCACTAAATACAGAAATAATAGAATGTACATATAATAAAGTTAAAACATTTTCAACATCAGCACAAGCACAAGACTATTATGAAAATAAAAAGCCTTCCTTAGACTTCAGTATACAAGCAGGACAAGTAATGCATAGTCATACTTTTGCTGATAATGAAGTAACATCCCAATTACGCTCAGATATAAAAAAAGAGACTCTCCGTGATAGACTTGATAAACTAGATGAGTCTCTATATAAAGACCTCTCTCGTTATGCAAAGATAGATGCAGAGCAAGGTTTTTCACAAGGTATTAGAGTTCTAGGAAACTCAGAAGAATTAAGTGTTAAAGATGGAGTGGTTCTAAACCTAAAAGATATTAAAGGACATAAGAATACTCAAGTAATTGTTCTAAGTGTAAAGTATAAAGCAATATTTCCAAATGCCTTAGATGAGTATGCTCAAGTTGCAGATGATGAGCAACAAGCACAGTACAGTGTAGAGTTCATAGCAATCCCAAGTGATGTTATATATAGACCCCAAGTAATTACTTCTAAACCACGAATCCACTCTATACAAACAGCAATAGTTTCAAATACAGATAAAGATACTCAAAAGTTTGCAAATGAAATAGATGTAAACGAAAGAGGAGAGATAAAAGTAATATTTCACTTTGATGAAAAGAGACCTACCTCTGCTTATGTACCACTCTCAAATATCTATAGTGGAGATGGCTATGGCGTACAGTTCTTACCTAGAGTTAACTCTGAAGTAATAGTAAGCTTTATAAATGGAGATATAGATAGACCAATAATAACGGGAGCTTTGCACAATGGAGAAAACCGACATCCATTTAACCTGCCAAAAGAAAAAACAAAGTCATTTATAAAAACCCAAACAACACCCCAATATGAAGATAAAGAGGGATATAATGAACTACTCTTTGAAGATAAACAAGGAGAAGAGTTACTAAGCCTAAGAGCACAGAATGATTATGAACTAAATGTACTAAACAATAGTAATACTCATATAGCAAACAATAAAAAAATAATCATAGATAATGACCTAGAACTCTCTGTCCAAAACGATTCAACCCAAACAATAGGAAATGATAAGAAAGTAAATATACTAGGTAATGAGATAAAGACAATAGAAAAAGAGCAAATACTAACAATCAAAGAAGACCAAGAGATACATATACTTAAAGATGCTAACACCATCATCAATAATAATCAAAAAACAATCATAGAACAAGATCTTATCCAAAGGATAAAAGGTCAAGTAACTCACTATATAGAAAAAGACCAAAAAGAGAAATACTTAGCAAATCTATTTTTACAAATAGAAGCAGAACTTGGGATTGAAATAACAAGCTCTTACCATTTAAACGCAAAAACAATTAAACAAGAAGCTGAAACTGTAGAAATAGAAGCAAGTGATGGAATAAGCCTAAAGTGTGGTGGAAGTGTTCTAACTGTAGATGGAGGAGGGATTCATCTAAAAGCATCAAAAGTTGATACTGACTCAGGAAATGCAGGAGTAACAGCGAGTAAAATTGCTATTGCTAAAATAGAAAAACCACTCTATAATAAACTCAAAGTTACAAAAGTTGAAGCAAGCATTACTAAACAAGATGAGATTACCCAAGTATTAACATACACAGCTAGTGTAGAAAAGTTTGAAGATGGTGCATGGAGTGAAACAACAGAACTTACAACAACACAAGAGGCACAAATCAACTGGTACTTCATTAAAAATAATGACCAAGAGAATAAAGATATATTAACAGACAACCCAACAGATGATACCATTAATATCAAAGGTTTAGAAATGTCTGTTACACTCGAAAAAGAGAATATCTATAAACACGGACATGCTCATGCATTTGTAGTTGATGCAGTTGAAGAGGGATATGAAGTTACTGAACTTAAACGTATGCTTGAGGTAGAAGATATTCTCGTTAATATCACGAACAATGACAATAAAGAGTTTGAAGCTCAAGCAATATATAATGTTGATGAGATTACTGAAGAAGAAAAAGCAGAAACAAGATGGACAGTAGAAGGTAAAGATGTTCCTGAGTCAAATGCAAAAGGGACAATGACTCATACCTATAAGGGTGAAAAACTAGACCTTAAAATAACAGCATATATAGAAACAACTCAAATGAATGTCGCCGTTGCACATGCCAATTTTGCAGATAGTGAAGAAGAGATAAATGGAGAAGAAAAAAGTAATGAATAG
- a CDS encoding type VI secretion system Vgr family protein, producing MGHIPNLNILSIIDKSISAQLKLSEYNQADTMMQGRDSYSVYELEGKSSILTGYEYKLTFISDEEINVEDIVDTETELHLRDETSPLNSKKIYGKIIEAKENGSVARKKLYQIKIVSPLHYLSLNQRYEVYQEMNIPDIISSIIAKYSVLLNIQLDVKIDTQTIPKRHTCTQYKQSDFEFIKMLCEEEGYILLIDASSNNPYTVTLCELNEHAPLNTEIIECTYNKVKTFSTSAQAQDYYENKKPSLDFSIQAGQVMHSHTFADNEVTSQLRSDIKKETLRDRLDKLDESLYKDLSRYAKIDAEQGFSQGIRVLGNSEELSVNDGVVLNLKDIKGHKNTQVIVLSVKYKATFPNALDEYAQVADDEQQAQYSVEFIAIPSEVIYRPQVITSKPRIHSIQTAIVSNTDKDTSKFANEIDVNERGEIKVIFHFDEKRPTSAYVPLSNIYSGDGYGVQFLPRVNSEVIVSFINGDIDRPIITGALHNGENRHPFNLPKEKTKSFIKTQTTPQYEDKEGYNELLFEDKQGEELLSLRAQNDYELNVLNNSNTHIANNKKTIIDNDLELTVQNDSTQTIGNDKKVNILGNEIKTIEKEQILTIKEDQEIHILKDSNSIVNNNSFNVVQKDLTQRVKGFSTSFVEKDTQQKHLGSKYQQVGENLAIEVKKAYSLKAKTIKQAAKTIELDSAKGISLKVGGNVLTVDSSGIHFKTSNYDDNSANAGVTSKTVSIEDLKKPLYEKIRVIGMQTSISKQDKITQELIYTAKVEKYEDGTWSETTELNPTQTAQLKWYFIKNNDKQDRDILTNTPTDDEIEIDALIMKVKLQDDNIQHYGHAHCFVNSPEDETEGYGLSELKRQVNVVEVLGKNIVEPHSTKINYSVELNIDNPTKDEIKDLKVEIQEKDSSGKVTTIEEKVKDDLSVEHKLKVKKEDEPKLVEINIKVYPREYPKNTAETISYVRPTLEGEITNVSIDKPTQAFAKVVKPDEEIIIKANANIGEGIEIQLDIVTLLKNINEPKVCSFEEYVKNKEIQKTLTMQEIATMLSIDINDIQDIQAVVKHKDKEYKSNTVKIVQYEIKALYFSVQGSKLQGTNVPLGAKVDVIAHGTSNTTATIEVLVNKKPFKVLKDGQEVTSFDVVFDERGYSSTEVELRVKSDEEFKTLINRFSPQIGRNIITEPLALKAKISKNNYYKSLETDDTNTIGLNHYQTYIKEATIIDPKNGKVHAKLKVKQDGENVIFMDSMTGELIATAPLDNIVSSMGNINNGLGGLTKGMEYVDGTFATTNTKGVNLKHYSNSWGGNQYVKTYGMSAVSQRISRGTLLISLGVGYYQINSAYEHDTVEIKKHYNQNPSKIEKIGQYTEQQIGSTVLGFAGGAVTSKVVFLAIVALPFELPILAVLGAALIVGGIAGWALSEAGDAGVELIQETKGSTIINDYPLHKHLEGH from the coding sequence ATGGGTCACATACCAAATTTAAATATACTTTCTATAATTGACAAAAGCATCTCAGCCCAACTAAAACTATCTGAATATAATCAAGCAGATACTATGATGCAAGGAAGAGACTCCTATAGCGTATATGAACTAGAAGGTAAAAGTTCAATCTTAACTGGATACGAATATAAACTTACCTTTATAAGTGATGAAGAGATAAATGTAGAGGATATAGTAGATACAGAAACAGAGCTACACTTAAGAGATGAAACAAGCCCACTAAACTCTAAAAAGATATATGGAAAAATCATTGAAGCTAAAGAGAATGGAAGTGTAGCAAGAAAAAAGCTTTACCAAATAAAAATAGTATCCCCTCTACACTATCTTTCACTTAACCAAAGATATGAAGTTTATCAAGAGATGAATATACCTGATATCATTTCATCTATCATTGCAAAATATTCAGTACTACTAAATATTCAACTTGATGTAAAAATAGATACTCAAACTATACCAAAGCGTCATACTTGTACGCAGTATAAACAAAGTGACTTTGAATTTATTAAAATGTTGTGTGAAGAAGAAGGTTACATCCTTCTAATAGATGCATCTTCAAATAATCCATACACAGTTACCTTATGTGAACTAAACGAACATGCTCCACTAAATACAGAAATCATAGAATGTACATATAATAAAGTTAAAACATTTTCAACATCAGCACAAGCACAAGACTATTATGAAAATAAAAAGCCTTCCTTAGACTTCAGTATACAAGCAGGACAAGTAATGCATAGTCATACTTTTGCTGATAATGAAGTAACATCCCAATTACGCTCAGATATAAAAAAAGAGACTCTCCGTGATAGACTTGATAAACTAGATGAGTCCCTGTATAAAGACCTCTCTCGTTATGCAAAGATAGATGCAGAGCAAGGTTTTTCACAAGGTATTAGAGTTCTAGGAAACTCAGAAGAATTAAGTGTTAATGATGGAGTGGTTCTAAACCTAAAAGATATTAAAGGACATAAGAATACTCAAGTAATTGTTCTAAGTGTAAAGTATAAAGCAACATTTCCAAATGCCTTAGATGAGTATGCTCAAGTTGCAGATGATGAACAACAAGCACAGTACAGTGTAGAGTTCATAGCAATCCCAAGTGAAGTTATATATAGACCACAAGTAATTACTTCTAAACCACGAATCCACTCTATACAAACAGCAATAGTTTCAAATACAGATAAAGATACTTCAAAGTTTGCAAATGAAATAGATGTAAACGAAAGAGGAGAGATAAAAGTAATATTTCACTTTGATGAAAAGAGACCTACCTCTGCTTATGTACCACTCTCAAATATCTATAGTGGAGATGGCTATGGCGTACAGTTCTTACCTAGAGTTAACTCTGAAGTAATAGTAAGCTTTATAAATGGAGATATAGATAGACCAATAATAACGGGAGCTTTGCACAATGGAGAGAACCGACATCCATTTAACCTGCCAAAAGAAAAAACAAAGTCATTTATAAAAACCCAAACAACACCCCAATACGAAGATAAAGAGGGATACAATGAACTACTCTTTGAAGATAAACAAGGAGAAGAGTTACTAAGCCTAAGAGCACAGAATGATTATGAACTAAATGTACTAAACAATAGTAATACACATATAGCAAACAATAAAAAAACAATCATAGATAATGACCTAGAACTTACCGTACAAAACGATTCAACCCAAACAATAGGAAATGATAAGAAAGTAAATATACTAGGTAATGAGATAAAGACAATAGAAAAAGAGCAAATACTAACAATCAAAGAAGACCAAGAGATACATATACTTAAAGACTCAAACTCTATTGTTAATAATAACTCATTTAATGTTGTTCAAAAAGATTTAACACAAAGAGTAAAAGGTTTCTCTACCTCTTTTGTAGAAAAAGATACTCAACAAAAACACCTAGGTAGTAAATACCAACAAGTAGGAGAGAACTTAGCTATAGAAGTAAAAAAAGCATACTCCCTAAAAGCAAAGACCATAAAACAAGCAGCAAAAACTATAGAGCTAGACTCAGCAAAGGGAATAAGCTTGAAAGTTGGAGGAAATGTTCTAACAGTAGATAGCTCAGGTATACACTTTAAAACATCAAACTATGATGATAACTCAGCAAACGCAGGAGTCACCTCAAAAACAGTTAGTATAGAAGACTTGAAAAAACCACTCTATGAAAAGATAAGAGTAATAGGAATGCAAACATCAATCTCTAAACAAGATAAGATTACACAAGAACTTATATATACAGCAAAAGTAGAAAAATATGAAGATGGAACATGGAGTGAGACCACAGAACTAAACCCAACACAAACAGCTCAACTAAAATGGTACTTCATAAAAAACAATGATAAGCAAGATAGAGATATATTAACAAACACACCAACAGATGATGAGATAGAGATAGATGCTCTCATAATGAAAGTAAAACTACAAGATGATAATATACAACACTACGGACATGCACACTGCTTTGTAAATAGCCCAGAAGATGAAACAGAGGGTTATGGACTAAGTGAACTAAAACGCCAAGTAAATGTAGTAGAAGTCTTAGGTAAGAATATAGTTGAACCTCACTCTACTAAAATAAACTATAGTGTTGAACTAAACATAGATAACCCAACAAAAGATGAGATAAAAGATTTAAAAGTAGAGATACAAGAAAAAGACTCTTCAGGTAAAGTAACAACTATAGAAGAAAAAGTAAAAGATGACCTAAGCGTAGAACATAAACTTAAAGTAAAAAAAGAAGATGAACCTAAACTAGTAGAGATAAATATAAAAGTATACCCAAGAGAGTATCCAAAAAACACAGCAGAGACCATCTCTTATGTAAGACCTACACTTGAAGGTGAAATAACAAATGTTTCAATAGATAAACCAACACAAGCCTTCGCTAAAGTAGTAAAACCTGATGAAGAGATAATAATAAAAGCAAATGCAAATATTGGAGAAGGAATAGAAATACAACTAGATATAGTTACTTTGCTAAAAAACATCAATGAACCTAAAGTATGTAGCTTCGAAGAGTATGTTAAAAACAAAGAGATTCAAAAAACATTAACTATGCAAGAAATAGCAACAATGCTAAGTATAGATATAAATGATATACAAGATATACAAGCAGTAGTGAAACATAAAGATAAAGAGTATAAAAGTAATACTGTAAAAATCGTACAATATGAAATTAAAGCTTTATATTTTTCTGTACAAGGCTCAAAACTTCAAGGGACAAATGTACCTTTAGGTGCTAAAGTAGATGTTATAGCACATGGAACAAGTAATACTACAGCTACAATAGAAGTGCTTGTTAATAAAAAACCATTCAAAGTTTTAAAAGATGGACAAGAAGTTACGAGCTTTGATGTTGTATTTGATGAGAGAGGGTACTCTTCTACAGAAGTAGAGTTACGAGTAAAAAGTGATGAAGAGTTTAAAACACTCATAAATAGATTTTCTCCACAAATAGGAAGAAATATAATAACAGAACCACTAGCACTTAAAGCAAAGATTTCAAAAAATAACTACTATAAATCATTAGAAACTGATGATACAAATACTATAGGTCTTAACCATTATCAAACATATATAAAAGAGGCTACAATAATAGACCCTAAAAATGGTAAAGTTCATGCAAAATTGAAAGTGAAACAAGATGGTGAGAATGTAATATTTATGGATAGCATGACAGGAGAACTTATTGCTACTGCACCATTAGATAATATTGTAAGTTCAATGGGTAATATTAATAACGGTCTTGGTGGACTGACAAAGGGTATGGAATATGTTGATGGAACATTTGCCACAACAAATACTAAAGGGGTAAATCTTAAACATTATAGTAATAGTTGGGGTGGTAATCAGTATGTGAAGACTTATGGGATGTCGGCTGTAAGTCAAAGAATTAGTAGAGGGACACTTTTGATAAGTTTAGGTGTAGGATACTATCAAATTAACTCAGCTTATGAGCATGACACAGTAGAAATAAAAAAACATTACAACCAAAACCCTAGTAAAATAGAAAAAATCGGACAATATACAGAGCAACAAATAGGAAGTACTGTTTTAGGGTTTGCTGGGGGAGCTGTAACATCTAAAGTAGTTTTCTTAGCAATAGTGGCTCTTCCATTTGAATTACCAATTTTAGCTGTATTAGGTGCTGCCCTTATAGTCGGTGGGATAGCAGGTTGGGCACTTTCAGAAGCTGGAGATGCGGGAGTGGAGTTAATTCAAGAGACTAAAGGTAGTACGATAATAAATGATTACCCACTACATAAACATTTAGAAGGACATTAA